From a single Pirellulaceae bacterium genomic region:
- the rpoC gene encoding DNA-directed RNA polymerase subunit beta' — MSTAEISYDRVNDFTSVKISLARPQDIRSWSFGEVKKPETINYRTYRPEKDGLFCERIFGPEKDWECACGKYRGMKYKGMICDRCGVKVTHSRVRRKRMGHIELAAPIVHIWFFKAMPSRLGALLGMKTSSLEKVIYFQDYVVIDPKDTPLEPLQLLNDAEYREARSQYGEGSFEAGMGAEAVRTLLTKLDLTSLSERLRKEMNETNSKQKKKDISSRLKLVEAIRDSDNRPEWMVLDVIPVIPPDLRPLVLLDSGNFATSDLNDLYRRIINRNNRLRKLVDLNAPDVIIKNEKRMLQQSVDALFDNNRCKRPVLGSSNRPLKSLTDMIKGKQGRFRENLLGKRVDYSARSVIVVGPQLKLHQCGLPKKIALELYQPFIIRRLKDMGHADTIKSAKKMLERKDEEVWDILEQVIKNHPVLLNRAPTLHRMGIQAFEPILVEGNAIHLHPLVCKGFNADFDGDQMAVHLPLSLEAQVEAHTLMMSTHNIFAPSNGRPIMSPSQDTVMGCYYISIEKPDMKGEGMVFASMAEADLAYHQGVIDLHARIRVRLPKHRRLKTEEGTGKFGDVIDTTYGRILFNMMLPNGLDFYNSPLKGSDLAGVISDCYSRLGRRATIDLLDNMNQLGFRESTKSGLSFGTDDLVTPDSKHKFIAETEKEVMKLKKSHDRGMMTAQERYRSVLDLWTHARENITKDMMAAMENDDHLGAWYVNPVFLMSRSGARGGIEQIRQLAGMRGLMAKPTGEIIETPIKANFREGLSVLEYFSSTHGARKGLADTALKTADSGYLTRKLADVAQNVVVTLDDCGTTQGITKGVVYRGEKVEVRLLEAITGRVSRNNIVNPVTDEVIVQENEMITREIARKIEEMGLEKIQVRSPMTCDAPLGVCRRCYGMDLSTGAMVEEGMAVGIIAAQSIGEPGTQLTMRTFHIGGAVNTSVEDSEIRAKKSGLVKFAKMRTVTNPQGAEIVLTRNSELVLLDKKGRELEKYDVPTAAVLRVKENEEVTAGQVLCQWNPHKIPIISEVSGKVRLDDVVEGQTMRLERNPGGTIQMIIIDHKGDLHPQIVIENQEGKTLDVYYLPERAVVTVAEGATIAAGSELAEMNRESKGVADITGGLPRVTEIFEARKPRDPAVIAEVDGVVELQQTKRRGKRTIIIRTESGVEHEHLVPHGKRFLVHTGDQVKAGQALVDGPLVPHDILRVSGEEAVQEYLTHEIQQVYRSQRVEINDKHVEVIIARMLRKVKIDGPGDTNLLPGLVMDKFEFRRVNEEISGCLKISDPGDTDYAEGALVPREDLEKTNAQVESMGGTPAKGKKPKLSAASTQLLGITKAAVQSSSFISAASFQETTKVLTEAALAGKTDRLVGLKENVILGHLIPAGTGFRSFQESEISYRREALEDVLNRGQAALDESFPLLEQSPRNEPSPVDYPASPLASLGQPEPSGDSIQLADPPADAPSAGSEQ; from the coding sequence ATGTCGACAGCCGAAATCAGTTATGATCGCGTCAATGACTTCACTTCAGTCAAGATCAGCCTTGCGCGACCGCAAGATATCCGAAGCTGGTCATTCGGCGAAGTCAAGAAGCCTGAGACGATCAATTACCGCACCTATCGCCCTGAAAAGGACGGATTGTTCTGCGAACGGATTTTTGGCCCAGAGAAGGACTGGGAGTGCGCCTGCGGTAAGTACCGGGGTATGAAGTACAAGGGAATGATCTGCGATCGCTGCGGCGTGAAAGTGACTCACTCGCGCGTCCGTCGCAAGCGCATGGGGCACATCGAATTGGCTGCACCCATCGTGCACATTTGGTTCTTCAAGGCGATGCCGAGCCGCCTGGGGGCGCTGCTGGGCATGAAGACTTCCAGTCTGGAAAAAGTGATCTATTTCCAAGACTATGTGGTCATCGACCCCAAGGATACCCCGCTTGAGCCACTGCAATTGCTCAACGACGCCGAGTACCGTGAAGCTCGCAGCCAATACGGCGAAGGTTCTTTCGAAGCCGGTATGGGCGCAGAAGCCGTGCGCACGCTGCTGACAAAGCTGGACTTGACCAGTTTGAGCGAACGACTGCGCAAGGAAATGAATGAGACCAACAGCAAGCAGAAAAAGAAGGACATCAGCTCGCGGCTCAAGCTGGTAGAAGCCATCCGCGACAGCGACAATCGCCCCGAGTGGATGGTGCTGGATGTGATACCGGTTATCCCGCCCGACTTGCGACCGCTCGTTTTGCTGGACAGTGGCAATTTTGCTACCAGCGATTTGAATGATCTCTATCGCCGAATTATCAACCGCAATAACCGCTTGCGCAAGTTGGTGGACTTAAACGCACCGGACGTGATCATCAAGAATGAAAAGCGGATGCTACAGCAATCCGTCGATGCCTTATTTGACAACAACCGTTGCAAACGGCCTGTCCTGGGCAGTAGCAATCGTCCGCTCAAGTCGTTGACCGACATGATCAAGGGTAAGCAAGGCCGATTCCGTGAGAATCTGTTGGGTAAGCGAGTTGACTATTCGGCGCGCAGCGTGATCGTGGTTGGGCCGCAGTTGAAACTGCACCAGTGCGGTTTGCCCAAGAAGATTGCGCTTGAGCTGTATCAGCCGTTCATCATTCGTCGCCTGAAAGACATGGGTCACGCCGATACCATCAAGTCAGCCAAGAAGATGTTGGAGCGCAAAGACGAAGAGGTCTGGGATATCCTCGAGCAGGTGATCAAGAACCATCCCGTACTGCTCAATCGCGCGCCGACCTTGCACCGCATGGGTATTCAAGCGTTCGAGCCGATTCTGGTCGAAGGCAACGCGATTCACCTGCATCCGCTGGTGTGCAAAGGCTTCAACGCGGACTTCGACGGCGACCAGATGGCGGTGCACTTGCCGCTATCACTGGAAGCCCAGGTCGAAGCGCATACGTTGATGATGAGTACCCACAACATTTTCGCGCCTAGCAACGGTCGGCCGATCATGAGTCCTTCACAGGATACGGTGATGGGCTGCTATTACATTTCAATTGAAAAGCCGGACATGAAGGGCGAGGGCATGGTGTTCGCCTCGATGGCCGAAGCCGATCTGGCCTACCATCAAGGCGTGATCGACCTGCATGCGCGAATTCGGGTGCGTTTGCCCAAGCATCGCCGGTTGAAGACTGAAGAAGGCACGGGCAAGTTTGGTGATGTGATCGATACCACCTATGGTCGCATCCTATTCAACATGATGCTGCCCAACGGTCTGGATTTCTACAATTCGCCGCTCAAAGGCAGCGACTTGGCGGGCGTGATCAGCGACTGCTATTCGCGGCTGGGACGTCGAGCAACTATTGACTTGTTGGACAACATGAACCAGCTCGGCTTCCGCGAGTCGACCAAGAGTGGTTTATCGTTCGGTACCGACGACCTGGTCACTCCAGACTCCAAGCACAAGTTCATCGCCGAAACCGAGAAAGAGGTCATGAAGCTCAAGAAGAGTCACGATCGCGGCATGATGACGGCTCAGGAGCGTTATCGTTCGGTACTTGATCTATGGACGCACGCTCGCGAAAACATCACCAAGGACATGATGGCGGCGATGGAGAACGACGATCACTTGGGTGCTTGGTACGTCAACCCCGTGTTTTTGATGTCGCGTTCCGGTGCTCGCGGTGGTATCGAGCAGATTCGGCAGTTGGCCGGTATGCGCGGTTTGATGGCTAAGCCAACTGGTGAAATCATCGAAACGCCGATCAAAGCAAACTTCCGTGAAGGCCTGTCTGTGCTGGAGTACTTCTCCAGTACTCACGGTGCTCGCAAGGGGCTAGCCGATACCGCTTTAAAGACGGCGGATTCTGGTTACTTGACTCGCAAACTGGCCGACGTTGCTCAAAACGTGGTGGTGACTTTGGACGATTGCGGAACCACCCAAGGCATTACCAAGGGGGTGGTCTATCGCGGTGAAAAGGTGGAAGTTCGTCTTCTCGAAGCCATTACCGGTCGCGTGTCGCGCAATAACATCGTCAACCCAGTGACCGACGAAGTCATCGTGCAAGAGAACGAGATGATCACCCGTGAGATTGCACGCAAGATCGAGGAAATGGGCTTGGAGAAAATTCAGGTTCGTAGTCCGATGACTTGCGACGCTCCGTTGGGCGTTTGCCGACGATGCTATGGCATGGATTTGTCTACCGGCGCGATGGTCGAAGAAGGCATGGCCGTCGGCATCATCGCCGCTCAGTCAATCGGCGAACCCGGTACACAGCTGACCATGCGCACCTTCCACATCGGTGGTGCGGTAAACACGTCCGTTGAAGATAGTGAAATCCGCGCTAAGAAGTCGGGCTTGGTCAAGTTTGCCAAGATGCGCACCGTGACCAATCCGCAGGGTGCCGAAATCGTGCTGACTCGTAACAGCGAACTCGTATTGCTGGATAAGAAGGGCCGCGAATTGGAGAAGTATGATGTGCCAACCGCCGCTGTCCTGCGTGTTAAGGAAAATGAAGAAGTGACCGCAGGTCAGGTTCTGTGTCAGTGGAATCCGCACAAGATTCCGATTATCTCCGAAGTCTCCGGCAAGGTTCGACTGGACGATGTGGTGGAAGGTCAGACCATGCGTCTGGAACGCAATCCCGGCGGTACCATTCAGATGATCATCATTGACCATAAAGGTGACTTGCACCCGCAAATCGTCATTGAGAACCAGGAAGGCAAGACGCTGGACGTCTACTACTTGCCTGAGCGCGCCGTAGTGACAGTAGCCGAAGGAGCTACGATCGCCGCCGGTTCAGAACTGGCTGAAATGAATCGTGAGTCCAAGGGCGTCGCGGACATCACCGGTGGCCTGCCGCGCGTGACCGAGATTTTTGAGGCTCGTAAGCCGCGAGATCCAGCCGTGATTGCCGAGGTGGACGGCGTGGTCGAGTTACAACAGACCAAGCGCCGCGGCAAACGCACGATCATCATTCGCACCGAAAGCGGAGTCGAGCACGAGCACCTCGTGCCACACGGCAAGCGGTTCTTGGTGCATACCGGCGATCAAGTTAAAGCTGGTCAAGCGTTGGTCGATGGACCTCTGGTACCTCACGATATTCTGCGGGTCAGTGGTGAAGAGGCTGTTCAGGAGTATCTGACGCACGAAATTCAACAGGTCTATCGCAGCCAACGTGTGGAGATCAACGACAAGCACGTCGAGGTCATCATCGCCCGCATGTTGCGGAAAGTCAAAATCGATGGGCCCGGCGACACCAACCTACTGCCAGGGTTGGTTATGGACAAATTTGAATTCCGTCGAGTCAACGAGGAAATTTCTGGTTGTCTGAAAATTAGCGATCCAGGTGATACCGACTACGCTGAAGGCGCATTGGTGCCTCGGGAAGATTTGGAGAAGACCAATGCGCAAGTTGAGTCGATGGGCGGCACACCGGCCAAAGGCAAGAAACCCAAGCTATCTGCGGCCAGTACACAGTTATTGGGGATCACCAAAGCTGCCGTACAATCCAGTAGCTTTATTTCGGCAGCCAGCTTCCAAGAAACCACCAAGGTGTTGACTGAGGCGGCACTGGCCGGCAAGACGGACCGTTTGGTGGGTTTGAAGGAGAATGTGATTCTTGGCCACTTGATTCCGGCGGGCACTGGATTCCGCAGCTTCCAAGAGTCGGAGATATCTTATCGCCGTGAAGCTTTGGAAGACGTACTCAATCGCGGTCAAGCCGCTCTCGATGAGTCGTTCCCACTTTTGGAGCAGAGTCCACGCAACGAGCCAAGCCCGGTGGACTACCCAGCCAGTCCGCTGGCCAGTCTTGGACAACCAGAACCCTCTGGCGATAGCATCCAATTGGCCGACCCCCCTGCCGACGCGCCTTCGGCCGGCAGCGAACAATGA
- a CDS encoding SPASM domain-containing protein — protein MHALTTYRDRMDFAFATNRFTCRAATWDDIAMDWSKIRPWLLPSAKQPQGSAALRPGLFHYRRQRDGELVRYHLRIENSGQSLLLVAAIEAVRLTRSGTLVAYGLLEGHSQQQILQSLAGAPNPQGIVNDVRKMLAELGSPSKRYPIFNLTDPMVQEYPQGLIAPFQADVESSNVVDLRRYLQALWDAGIPHVRFVPSLDNDDQQRPEHQRLERWLPEAVQMAGDMGMITGVRLSAQHLVAPTQLIESTLLDRLSAVGLDYVVVPWGVSRQLHERLMGPADYDCLNEVITCADRWEISTVLEAGLTPESVDVFEVELDRVTQRGIEYVEVFAIAQPLAPSPATAVVADSSDSSQPPTAFQAQAMRQLAGWIEDVADSRQVNIIWLPPHSSRSPLTADRIGRLLRAGPRAGADISIRVAAAGQVYPPRGERVAVGQIHLQPWQQIWNHPSFQRFREMVDRNEHCQKCTFMTVCAAHCPADPAGWAIEN, from the coding sequence GTGCATGCGCTGACGACCTATCGCGACAGAATGGACTTTGCTTTTGCCACCAACCGCTTTACCTGCCGCGCCGCAACCTGGGACGATATCGCCATGGACTGGAGCAAAATAAGGCCTTGGCTACTGCCCTCTGCCAAGCAACCACAGGGCTCCGCAGCCCTTCGTCCTGGCCTGTTTCATTATCGCCGCCAGCGCGACGGTGAGTTGGTGCGATATCACCTGCGCATCGAAAACAGCGGACAGTCGTTACTGTTAGTGGCTGCCATTGAGGCGGTTCGCTTGACTCGCTCGGGCACCCTGGTAGCTTACGGATTGCTCGAGGGACATAGCCAACAGCAAATTCTACAATCGCTAGCTGGGGCTCCCAATCCACAAGGCATCGTCAATGACGTTCGGAAAATGCTGGCCGAGTTGGGATCGCCCAGCAAACGATATCCGATTTTCAATCTAACCGACCCAATGGTTCAGGAGTACCCCCAAGGGTTGATCGCTCCTTTTCAAGCCGATGTCGAGTCGTCCAACGTGGTTGATCTGCGCCGCTATCTGCAGGCTTTGTGGGACGCAGGCATTCCTCATGTGCGCTTCGTGCCGTCGCTGGATAATGATGATCAGCAGCGGCCAGAGCATCAGCGACTTGAGCGCTGGTTGCCCGAAGCGGTGCAAATGGCCGGTGATATGGGAATGATTACCGGCGTTCGATTGTCCGCCCAGCACTTAGTCGCACCTACGCAACTCATCGAGTCGACACTATTAGATCGACTGTCAGCAGTGGGTTTGGATTATGTCGTTGTACCGTGGGGTGTCAGCCGGCAATTGCACGAGCGACTCATGGGGCCAGCCGACTACGATTGCTTGAACGAAGTGATAACCTGTGCCGATCGTTGGGAAATATCGACGGTACTCGAGGCCGGTTTGACACCTGAATCGGTAGACGTTTTTGAAGTTGAATTAGACCGAGTCACCCAGCGAGGAATCGAGTATGTCGAGGTCTTCGCCATCGCCCAGCCACTGGCGCCATCGCCAGCCACGGCAGTCGTTGCCGATTCATCCGACAGCAGCCAACCGCCCACAGCCTTCCAAGCTCAAGCTATGCGACAACTGGCCGGATGGATCGAAGACGTTGCCGACAGTCGCCAGGTGAATATCATTTGGCTACCGCCACACAGCAGCCGCAGTCCGCTTACCGCCGACCGTATCGGTCGATTGCTTCGTGCAGGACCACGCGCAGGTGCCGATATCAGCATTCGCGTTGCTGCTGCCGGTCAAGTTTATCCGCCGCGCGGAGAGAGAGTCGCGGTGGGGCAGATTCATTTACAACCCTGGCAGCAAATCTGGAATCATCCCAGCTTTCAGCGGTTTCGTGAAATGGTTGATCGCAACGAGCATTGTCAGAAGTGTACGTTCATGACCGTCTGTGCAGCGCATTGCCCAGCGGACCCGGCCGGCTGGGCCATTGAAAATTAA
- the rpoB gene encoding DNA-directed RNA polymerase subunit beta yields MATPSQRRLQPTRVRRFGSGVDALELPSLTDLQTKSYELFLQEDIAPDKRKNIGLEAVLREIFPIESYDKQVSLEFLRYELGKPRYTPMECRQLRLTYGRPMKVWLRLNREQPLEEEVYLGDIPIMLGGGEFIINGAQRVVVSQLHRSPGVDFVEELEATSDRKLPSCRVIPERGSWIEINVTKKDSLSVRIDQSGKFSVMTLLRAMSPAFSSDSDLIKTFYPTVVEKITDGRSVVKIEGKIAVDDVVYPSKSERAGEIIIEAGQKISKNIAEVICTSGIKKLEVMESPKTPHILYSLAEDNTSSHEEALLRIFQRLRPGNPPQLEKAKTLFHEKFFDVNRYRLGRVGRFRLNRKLNLNVSEDEMTLRPEDLVASIRYLIDLFDAESGAQFDDIDHLGNRRLRTIDELASDELRKGFLKLSRTVKERMNAKEVEEMSPRSLVNPKSISAAIDYFFGRGELSQVVDQTNPLSQLTHERRLSALGPGGLNRKRAGFEVRDVHISHYGRICPIETPEGTNIGLISSLAIYARVDEYGFLVTPYRIINKGKVTDEVVWLRADQESDAYICPADTETQGGALVAGPNLIARYQADFQIVLPEEVNYMDIAPGQMVGVSAGLIPFLEHDDANRALMGSNMQRQAVPLLVAEPPIVATGMERSIAINSAMLVRAKRAGKVSYVDANRIEVGSDVYELEKYQGLNERTCLNQKPVVKLGDKVEKGQVIADGAATHNGELALGRNVLVGFMSFDGYNYEDAIIISEELVRSDTYTSLHIEDFDVEIRETKLGREEFTRDIPNVSEKALRNLDESGIVQVGTYVRPGDVLVGKVSPKSKTELTPEEKLLHAIFGRAGEDVKNDSLEVPSGIEGIVIDTQKFSRRMSLSDEERKAFEKELKEVETAGNALVSEAFHTFIGELEAVAGSKLVDDDGTPLAGNQDPKFIAENAQTFNLSRVLNKLDEKHHAELRKAYNRSWSKVEEALDARDRRLNSMKRGDELRSGVLQMVKVYIATKRTISVGDKMAGRHGNKGVISKVLPIADMPYLPDGTPLQILLNPLGVPSRMNVGQILETHLGWAGATMGFQSITPVFDGASEEEINQCLADAGLPRHGKIRLIDGRTGEPMSQETTVGYIYMLKLHHLVDDKVHARSTGPYSLITQQPLGGKARFGGQRFGEMEVWALEAYGAAYILQELLTVKSDDVEGRTKIYESMVKGENSLEAGTPASFDVLTNEIRGLGLNMRLEKRKI; encoded by the coding sequence ATGGCCACTCCTTCTCAGCGACGACTCCAACCTACCCGTGTTCGAAGATTCGGTTCTGGCGTGGATGCTCTCGAGTTGCCCTCGTTGACCGATTTGCAGACCAAGAGCTACGAGCTGTTCTTGCAAGAGGACATAGCGCCCGACAAGCGCAAGAACATTGGCTTGGAAGCGGTGCTGCGTGAAATTTTCCCGATCGAGAGCTACGACAAGCAGGTATCGCTGGAGTTCTTGCGCTACGAGTTAGGCAAGCCTCGCTATACGCCGATGGAGTGTCGTCAACTGCGCTTAACGTACGGACGACCGATGAAAGTCTGGCTGCGTCTTAATCGCGAACAGCCACTGGAAGAAGAAGTGTATCTGGGTGACATTCCCATCATGCTCGGTGGAGGCGAATTCATCATCAATGGCGCGCAGCGCGTTGTGGTCAGTCAGTTGCACCGCAGTCCGGGCGTCGATTTTGTGGAAGAATTAGAAGCGACTTCCGATCGCAAGCTGCCGAGTTGCCGAGTTATTCCGGAGCGCGGAAGCTGGATCGAAATCAATGTTACCAAGAAGGACAGCCTCAGTGTCCGCATTGACCAGAGCGGAAAATTTTCGGTGATGACTCTGTTGCGAGCTATGTCGCCAGCCTTTAGCTCGGACAGCGATTTAATCAAAACATTCTATCCGACCGTTGTCGAAAAAATCACCGACGGTCGCAGTGTCGTCAAGATCGAAGGCAAGATTGCGGTTGACGATGTGGTGTACCCCAGCAAGTCGGAGCGAGCCGGGGAGATCATAATCGAAGCCGGTCAGAAGATCTCGAAGAATATTGCCGAAGTCATCTGTACGTCAGGCATTAAGAAACTGGAAGTCATGGAGTCGCCCAAGACTCCACACATCCTGTATTCGCTGGCCGAAGACAATACCAGCAGTCACGAAGAGGCACTGCTGCGGATCTTCCAACGGTTGCGCCCCGGTAATCCGCCTCAACTGGAAAAAGCTAAGACCTTATTCCACGAAAAGTTTTTCGACGTCAATCGTTATCGGCTCGGTCGCGTCGGTCGTTTTCGCCTCAATCGTAAGTTGAACTTGAATGTCTCTGAAGACGAGATGACCTTACGACCCGAAGACCTGGTGGCTTCGATTCGCTACCTGATCGACCTGTTCGATGCCGAGTCTGGAGCGCAGTTCGATGATATCGACCACTTGGGCAATCGTCGCCTGCGAACGATCGATGAACTGGCCTCCGATGAACTCCGCAAGGGGTTCCTCAAACTCAGCCGGACTGTCAAGGAGCGAATGAATGCCAAAGAAGTCGAAGAGATGTCGCCGCGCAGCTTGGTAAATCCCAAGAGCATCAGCGCTGCCATCGACTACTTCTTCGGGCGCGGCGAGCTTTCGCAGGTCGTCGACCAAACCAATCCGCTCAGTCAGTTGACTCATGAACGCCGCCTGAGCGCACTGGGCCCTGGCGGCTTGAACCGCAAGCGTGCCGGCTTTGAGGTTCGCGATGTGCACATTTCTCACTACGGCCGTATTTGCCCGATTGAAACGCCCGAAGGTACCAACATCGGTTTGATCAGTTCGTTGGCTATTTATGCTCGCGTGGATGAGTACGGATTTTTGGTAACGCCGTATCGAATAATCAACAAAGGCAAGGTTACCGATGAAGTGGTGTGGCTGCGGGCTGACCAGGAGTCCGACGCGTATATTTGCCCGGCAGATACTGAGACTCAAGGCGGTGCGCTGGTGGCAGGCCCGAATTTGATCGCTCGTTATCAGGCCGACTTTCAAATCGTGCTTCCCGAAGAAGTGAACTACATGGATATTGCTCCGGGGCAAATGGTCGGCGTGTCGGCCGGCCTGATTCCGTTTTTGGAGCACGACGACGCCAACCGCGCATTGATGGGTTCCAACATGCAGCGGCAAGCGGTTCCACTGCTCGTGGCTGAGCCACCGATCGTGGCGACAGGTATGGAGCGATCGATCGCGATCAATAGTGCCATGTTGGTTCGGGCCAAGCGGGCTGGCAAGGTGAGCTATGTTGATGCCAATCGCATCGAAGTCGGTTCAGATGTCTATGAACTGGAAAAGTATCAAGGACTCAATGAGCGAACCTGTTTGAATCAGAAGCCGGTCGTCAAATTGGGCGACAAGGTGGAGAAAGGGCAAGTCATCGCTGACGGAGCTGCAACGCACAACGGCGAACTGGCGCTGGGTCGCAATGTATTGGTGGGCTTCATGTCGTTTGACGGCTATAACTATGAAGATGCAATCATTATCAGCGAAGAGCTAGTGCGGTCTGACACGTACACGTCGCTGCACATTGAGGATTTCGATGTCGAAATCCGCGAAACCAAGCTGGGCCGCGAAGAGTTCACGCGCGATATTCCCAATGTTTCGGAAAAGGCCCTTCGAAATCTGGACGAAAGTGGCATCGTCCAGGTGGGTACTTATGTCCGCCCCGGCGATGTACTGGTGGGCAAGGTTTCACCCAAGAGCAAAACCGAACTGACTCCTGAAGAAAAGTTGCTGCACGCCATCTTTGGTCGAGCCGGTGAAGACGTCAAGAACGATTCTCTGGAAGTGCCCTCAGGCATTGAAGGCATTGTGATCGATACCCAAAAATTCAGTCGCCGCATGAGCTTGTCCGACGAAGAGCGTAAGGCTTTTGAAAAGGAGCTCAAGGAAGTCGAAACTGCCGGCAATGCCTTGGTTTCGGAGGCTTTCCATACGTTCATTGGGGAGCTGGAAGCGGTGGCAGGTTCCAAGCTGGTGGATGACGACGGCACACCGTTGGCCGGCAATCAAGACCCCAAGTTCATCGCAGAGAATGCTCAGACGTTTAACTTGTCGCGCGTCCTAAACAAGTTGGATGAAAAGCATCACGCTGAACTGCGCAAGGCGTACAACCGGTCGTGGTCTAAGGTGGAAGAAGCCCTGGACGCTCGCGATCGACGACTCAACAGCATGAAGCGCGGCGACGAACTCCGTAGCGGCGTGTTGCAGATGGTCAAGGTCTACATCGCCACCAAGCGGACGATCAGCGTCGGTGACAAGATGGCTGGTCGCCACGGAAACAAGGGGGTGATTTCCAAGGTATTGCCGATTGCCGATATGCCGTATCTACCTGATGGCACTCCGCTACAGATTCTCCTCAATCCGCTGGGCGTACCCAGTCGTATGAACGTCGGACAAATTCTGGAAACGCACTTGGGATGGGCTGGTGCCACCATGGGCTTCCAGTCGATTACTCCGGTGTTTGATGGCGCCAGCGAAGAGGAAATCAATCAATGTTTGGCTGATGCGGGGCTGCCGCGGCACGGCAAGATTCGATTGATCGATGGTCGAACCGGTGAACCGATGTCTCAGGAAACCACGGTCGGTTACATCTACATGCTCAAGCTGCACCATTTGGTGGACGACAAGGTCCACGCGCGCAGCACCGGTCCGTATTCGCTGATTACGCAGCAGCCGTTGGGCGGCAAGGCGCGTTTCGGTGGCCAGCGTTTCGGAGAAATGGAAGTCTGGGCGCTGGAGGCCTACGGAGCCGCTTACATCCTGCAAGAATTGCTGACGGTCAAGAGCGACGATGTCGAAGGCCGCACGAAAATTTACGAGTCGATGGTCAAGGGCGAAAACTCGCTTGAGGCTGGCACTCCCGCCAGCTTCGACGTATTGACCAACGAAATTCGCGGACTGGGTCTCAATATGCGTTTAGAAAAACGCAAGATTTAG